The Apium graveolens cultivar Ventura chromosome 11, ASM990537v1, whole genome shotgun sequence genome has a window encoding:
- the LOC141695793 gene encoding uncharacterized protein LOC141695793 — protein MDRRTWMYKISRATHEYISGVKHFIECAEKHAKGDMIMCPCYDCYNLKKFPNVDTVRDHLFRRGFMDDYTRWIWHGEGINSRTTDSYTRNDESFGDGKPENREDDVKNDRVEEMIEDLEDFLKHQPKILESLVDGSKKLLYPGCNDQFTRLSTTLKLCKLKVKNGWSDKSFTEMLKLLADILPPNNEFPISTYEAKKILCPMGMNVKKIHACPNDCVLFPHEYEHLQTCPKCGASRYKREGNYSSSVDKKRPPAKVLRYLPVVERFKCLFAKVTDAKLMRWHEEGRKSDGMLRHPGDSPQWRTIDGKFPEFGREVRNLRLGLCADGMNLYRTLSSQHSTWPVLLTIYNLPPWLCMKRKYIMLTLLIPGPKEPRNNIDIYLQPLIEDLKLLWDEGERVFDAFSQTDFTLRAMIFCTISDFPGYGNLSGYTIKGAKVCPICEDSIIDLRLNNCKKNVYMGHHTFLPLNHPYRKRKKSFDGTVETRVAHLPLMGGEVLERVKDIDVVLGKLYKKPTPNSIWKKKSIFWDLPYWEHL, from the coding sequence ATGGATCGTCGTACATGGATGTACAAAATATCACGGGCGACCCATGAGTATATTAGTGGCGTCAAGCACTTCATTGAATGTGCGGAGAAACATGCAAAAGGGGACATGATCATGTGTCCTTGTTACGATTGTTATAATTTAAAAAAGTTTCCTAATGTTGACACAGTGCGTGACCATTTATTCCGACGGGGTTTCATGGATGATTATACTAGGTGGATTTGGCATGGAGAGGGAATAAACTCTAGAACAACGGATTCATATACAAGGAATGATGAAAGTTTTGGAGATGGTAAGCCTGAAAATAGAGAAGATGACGTGAAAAATGATAGGGTCGAGGAGATGATCGAAGATCTTGAAGATTTTCTAAAGCACCAACCAAAAATTCTTGAGAGCTTGGTTGATGGTTCCAAAAAACTCCTGTATCCAGGGTGCAATGATCAATTTACTAGGTTATCAACAACCTTGAAATTGTGCAAGCTTAAAGTGAAGAACGGGTGGAGTGACAAGAGTTTCACAGAAATGCTAAAACTTCTCGCTGACATACTCCCTCCGAATAACGAGTTTCCCATTTCCACCTATGAGGCGAAGAAGATATTGTGTCCCATGGGTATGAATGTAAAGAAGATTCATGCTTGTCCAAATGATTGTGTGTTGTTTCCCCATGAGTATGAACAtctacaaacttgtccaaaatGCGGAGCATCTAGGTACAAGCGGGAAGGAAATTATTCTTCGAGTGTCGATAAAAAAAGGCCTCCTGCGAAGGTGTTGCGATATTTACCCGTAGTGGAGCGATTCAAATGCCTTTTTGCAAAGGTCACTGACGCAAAGCTTATGAGGTGGCATGAGGAAGGAAGAAAATCAGATGGGATGCTCAGACACCCTGGTGACTCTCCACAGTGGAGAACCATTGATGGAAAGTTCCCGGAATTTGGCAGAGAAGTTAGAAATTTACGACTTGGGCTTTGTGCGGATGGCATGAATCTGTATCGCACTTTAAGCTCTCAACATAGCACTTGGCCGGTTCTTCTGACAATTTATAACTTGCCTCCTTGGTTATGCATGAAGCGCAAGTACATCATGTTGACATTGCTAATCCCCGGTCCTAAAGAACCCAGAAATAATATCGATATTTATCTTCAGCCACTTATTGAAGATCTAAAGTTATTGTGGGATGAAGGTGAGAGGGTATTTGATGCATTCAGCCAAACAGATTTCACTTTACGTGCCATGATTTTTTGCACCATAAGTGATTTTCCAGGTTATGGAAACCTTTCAGGATACACTATCAAAGGAGCTAAAGTATGCCCGATTTGTGAAGATTCTATAATTGATCTTCGTTTAAACAATTGTAAAAAGAATGTTTATATGGGTCATCATACATTTCTTCCCCTTAATCACCCATATCGTAAGAGGAAAAAGTCTTTTGACGGGACTGTCGAGACTCGAGTGGCTCATTTACCATTAATGGGGGGTGAGGTTTTGGAACGTGTTAAAGATATTGATGTTGTACTTGGAAAGTTGTATAAAAAGCCAACTCCAAATAGTATTTGGAAGAAGAAATCTATATTTTGGGATCTTCCATACTGGGAACATTTGTAA